In the genome of Odocoileus virginianus isolate 20LAN1187 ecotype Illinois chromosome 17, Ovbor_1.2, whole genome shotgun sequence, the window CCTCCGGGAGCCCCCGGACTATTCCCAGTGACAGCATGGCGGTGGGGGAGCAGCCACGGGCAGAGACGGTCTGACTCGgtcgtgaccttgggcaaatggcTTTACCCTCTTGGAGTCTCAGTTTCTCCTTCTGCAAAGTGGGAccgtcccaccccctcccccagagctGGCCGGGATGAAATAAATGCACCTCCTTGTTGTCCTGCGAGTACTTGGTGGCCCAGAAGATGGCGCTGATGGCTCCAACCACCAGGAGCCCGATGAGGACGTTGACCCGCAGGTAGGTGAGCAGGTGGCAGGCCCTCTGAGCTCGGGTCtgctgctgcagcagcagcaagtgacgcccctcctccagctccatctgtcgggaggcagggcaggggcgGGTTAGGGCTGGCCCAGGTGGATGGGGGGGCAGGGCCAGCAAACAGCCCCAGgttggtgtgtgtggggagacaGGCTGCAAGCCCTAGGCAAAGTTGGGGTGATGACGGGGAGCGGGGGGACAGGCTGGTTTCATCCAGAGCCCCCCACCCTAGCACCATACAGGTGAGTGCTCACACCCCAACATGGCCCagcaccccacctcccccaagCTGGAAAATCTTGTGTGCACACACTCTCACATTCCCACACGCAAgccacacactcatacacacattcCCATGTGCTCTCACACTCATTCACACTTACACTCACATCTCACATTCATGCACGTCCTCACGCACACCTTGAATTCATTGCTGATCTCATGCCTCTTGATGGTGGCGGCCTCCTGCCCCCGGATGCAGAAGTCCCAGGACGAGAAGACCTTGGCACTGAGAGGCGACCGGTAGTCCTGGCCCAGGAACATCTTCTGTGGCAGCCCCTTCACCATCCTGGAGGGGGCGGTGGCGGGCAGGGCTCAGCCTGGGCTCAGCCCTGCTCTGGGGTGGGCAGCCCCGGGCAGCCCCAGGGGCAGGCTCGGACCTCGGCCtggctggggagtggggtggggatagAGGAGTGGTGGCTCTGCCCCTGAGGTCTGCAGCTGGCAATGCAGAGTTCTGGGCCTGCAGTCTGTCTGCGGGGACTCCCCACCAGCCTGGGGGTACCGCACTGAGGAGGAATGATCAGGagagaccccctggaaaaggggctCTGCCCTCACCGCCGCAGAATCCCGCAGAAGCAGAGGAGCAGGCAGGCCAGTGGGCTCAGGAGGTAGGCCAGGCGGATGCTGTATGTCGAGCTGCTCTCGGGCCCCGACCAGTACGCTCCGTAAAAGAGATAGGTGTTGTTGAAGGCCTGCGGGTGTCAGACAACGATAACGGAGCCAGGCTGTGTGCTGACTGTTTTCTTGCACATTAACCCTCACAATAACTCCTTCGGGTAGAGAATAAGAatatcctcatttcacagaggCCCAGAGGGGTTAGGCAActtgcccaaagacacacagctTGGAAGAAAAAGCCAGAACTGGAACACGGCAGTCCACACAGGAACCACTCAGTGGCTTCCAGGGATGAGGGTAGGGTGGTGCCTATCCCAGAAGCCTGGACACTTTTCGCTTCTTGTCCTTCATACTCCCACCCCACGTGGGCTCTGAGGGTTATGGGCACATGCATGGGCCTGGACGGTGCACAGTGGCCGCAGCCTCTCTCGTGACTCCGCTGCTGACCCAGACAGCCTGTCTATGAAGGACTGTCCCCCTATACGCCAGCATGCCCTTGGACGGATGGTGGTCATCTtagactggggtctcctgaggCCATACCCCCAGGTCCTCCAGCCTCCCTGCTCCTTGGCCAGGACAGACTCACTCACCCTGCCGGTAAAAACATTCCAGAGTAGATTGTTGAACTTGGAAACACCGGTCTGGGGTAGGTGGCCACTACCAGGACACTGGAGAGCTGTCAAGAAGAGAGGGTCCCATAGGGGAGGGTCCCCAAGGCATAGGGGAGGCTCTGCCCCTCCTACTCCATAGCCCCCAATCCCAGAAGGCCTGAGCAGGGTCCTGAGGGCATGTCATGCAAACGGTAAGGTCAGGGAGAGTCTCAGGGCTGGACCCAAGCAGGTTGATGCCCAGGGCTGGGACACAGAGGGTTGGGGCTGTCCCAGCACGTGAATGCTGGACCAGCCCCCAGGGTTCAGGTGGGCTCAGGGGAACTGTTCTCTCCATGGGCCGGGCACTCACTGAAGTTCAGAGCTGGTCCTGGGTCAGGGGGCCGGAGCCAGACCAGGGGCAGCAGGACGAAGCTGCTGGTCAGAAGCAGGGTCAGCAGGTTAAGTAGCAGCAGGAAGCGAAGGAAGGTGAAATAGGACTGGATTCCAGTGCCAAAGAGGCCTGCGGGGAACAGCAGGGGAGTCAGGAGGGGCCTAGCCGCGAGCCCGAGTGGTCATCCTAGGGCTGCGGGGTTAGGGCTGACCAACCCAGAAGGGGTGTGGGTGACTAGCCTCCCCAGGATCTCAGTTCGATGGCCAGTTCCGGAGGCTTGCCTAGCAGTACCTCTAACAGCCACGAGGGTGCGCCATTGTCCATCAACGTTTTGGGGGGCTGGCTCTTGGGGCAGAGGCGGATGTGTGACCTCAAAGCCACGTGATTGGGGGGTGACTGGTGGGGGGAAACGGTGCAACGGCAAGGGGGGGGGGTGATGCCCTCTTCTGGTTTCTAAACTAGACGCTGAGACTccagaagggaagagggaggtggggattGGGGTTCAGGTCATACCGCCGATCTCGTAGAGAGCCCCCTCCCAGAGCCCACAGCCCCGGGTCAGCCGCCGAACTGCCTCCCCCAGTCGCCGGCCCGCAGTCTGCCGCCTGCGACGCCACTGCTGCCAGCAGGAGGTCTTCACTCCCTCGGGCTCCCGCAGCTGCCTGGGATGGGGtggtgatggggaggggggtgcccTGAGTCAGCCAGCATGCCCACCTGTCCAGGCAGAGCAGCACCCTGGGCCAAAGGGTTTCCAGGGCTGCTGCTTCCAACCCGCCCCCGTCCAACAGGTgcattcccccaccccacccccaccgctcGGCCTCCGCTGTGTTCCGCAGGGTTCGCCGGCACCCACCGGATAAAACGCTTGTCCACCATGGCGTAGGGCAGCACCCGCACCGGCTGCTGGGAGAGGCACAGCCGCGCCATCTCCTGCTCCCATAGCTCCTCGCCCCCTGGCTCGGCTTCTGGCTCCCCAGGGGCCTGCACCGACCACTGCCTCTGCATCTCTGCGGTGGGGTGGAAGTTGGGGCAGCAATGCGCCACTTCCTGGGAGAGATGTGGGGTTGTTGTTGAGGGAGCCTCACAGTCTTGGCCCTGGCATGGTCAGTGATGAAGAGAAATCCTGTTGGAGGGGATCTGGCTCAGTGTCCAGCCACATCTCAAAGCAACATATggcctcagtgttcccatctgtcaaatggggagaAATGAGTCCAAAGGGCTTGGAAAGATGGGATGTCACAAAGGAAGCCAATGCCAGATGTGGCCACCGGTAAGTACGGTGGGGCCACAAGGCCAGCTCTGCCCTACTCCAACCTGCTCCCAGGGGCCACGGGCCTTCACCAGCACCCTTTGGCAAGAGACAAGTCCACGTGCTGATTCTCCCACTGGGACCGAAATAGTTCCGGCCCCGAACCCCAACAGTTCCCAGGATTCAGCATTTGCAGCTGCACCTCGAATCTGGAACTGCTGGGACCTCCTCTGTCTTCTACCTGGTGGTCCAGCTGGTGGTCCAGCTCCGGGGACTGGGTCCGCCAGGGTTCCCCAAGGAACCCAGATGGGGGGGCGTGGCTACAGCACCAGCGGtgggaaaaggaggaaggaaggggcccCTCGGCGCTCAGCTGCGGTTCTCACCCCTCCCCCGGCCAACCACCAGCAGCTTCTGGGCCTCAATTCTCTCTCCCATTCCTCTGACGATCCGCCtcctcacccccctcccccagctctgcaCTCACTCACCTGGGGCCCAGAGACCAAGTCCCGGGAGGAGACCGTCCTCCGACTGGCTCCCGCCACGCCGGGCAGGGCTGCGAGAGAGTCGAGGGGAGGGGGTCACATGACAGGAACCGTAGCTCCCCACCCTCTGGTCGCCGCCTCTCCCCTCCGTACTCTTTTCTCCCCGACCTCTGGCAGTTTCTCCTCTCTGCACCGAGGCCCGCCCTTCCTGCGGGGGCGCAGGGCGCGGGAGGGCAGGTGAGAGGCGCCGCGGCTGGGCGCTGCTCTGGGGTCCGGCCCTGCACCTCCCCACCGGGCACCCGGGCTGGCGACACGGCGTCTGGGTCCAGGGTCTGACCCCGCAGGGCTGCGGGCCGCGGGCTGCGAGCCCCGCCCCTTATCCGCCGGGAGCCCCTGCGGGCTGCGCTGGGCTCGCAAGGCGGGAGAGTACAAAAACTTGGTGGGtgggtcccatcacttgaagCTGCCCGCCCTGGCGGTATTTCTCAACATCCCGCCTCCCGTCATTGGCACTTGAGCCAAGTCGGCCCGGCGCCTGGCCTATAGAAAGCGCTCAGGAGCAGGCTCCACTCACGTCCCGCCCCAGCGACTTATTTCAGAGCCCTCTTGGCCGCTTTCTGTCTGCTGGGACGCCGTGGGAGGCCCCGCGATCCTGCCCttgctttttctccctctccacctccttCAGGGCCCTGTCATCTCTAATGAGCTCCAGTGGTTTTTCTGCCTCTCTGCCCGGTCCCCTTCCTGGTTTTCCAGACCCCTCCTCTATGCCGCAGGCTGCGTGCTGGTGCTGGGCACAGAGTGAGCACAGAGAGGGGCCCTAGAGCCGGGGACGGACTGGCAAATGTACATGGCAATAGAAAGTGCCACGTGCTCCAACAAGGCTCAATCCTAGAAGGCTCCATGGAGGAGGTGACTTTCAAGTTGGGCCTGGGATCACGCAAATACAGCAAGCTGGAGCTcgcgtggggtggggggaggcgggagTAGTGTTGGCCGGGAGAGGCAGGGACTGGGCAGGGCTGATTCTCCATGCTGAGGTGCTTGTGCCAAGACCCAGCCTGAGGTAATGACTCTGTGTGGACATCCTGGCTTGGCCCACCTGTCCTCCCCTCCAGGAGggccttctccttcctttctgccttccaGCTCGCTTTCACTGCCCACCTTCCCAGGCTTCTCCCAGCCAGGAATGGCTCCCACCACTGTCCAGAGCCCACTCTTTTCTCaaacccaagggactctccacTGGCCCCCCCTCCCGGACTCCCTCCAGGTCAGATTTCTAGGTAGAGAGCTCCTGGGTGGACAAGGTTCAGGTCGTGGTGGATGACCCCCCGGAGGCTGACTGAGCACTCAGCACTCATCTCTGAACTAGGGTCACCGGTGCCCTCCACCCTGCCTTGTGGGGGAATAACTGAGCAAACAGTAATGGGGACAGTCCCCACCTAGCACACAGGAAGTGTGCTGGAACTCGGCGGGAGAAACAGCAGAAGCCACGCCCAGACTGGGGCGGTGATAACCCCCAGGTTCCACCGGACAGTTTGCGGGGAGTTGCTGGAGGCTGTGCCGGAAGGGGTTACCCAATCTGGTGTGGCAGGGCCAGCCACTATTCCTGTGGTTTTGCTGCCTGGTGTTATTTTGATCATCGCTCTCAGAAGCGGGCAGGTCTGCGATTACTGTCCCCATTTGAAActtggggaaactgagtcccTCAGAAATTGGCTTCAACCAGAGACTAGAAGGCTTCTAGATACTCGGCCGCCTTCATCCTGCACAGACCTCAGGGTGGGTGAGGATAAGGGTCGGAAGCTGGCGGGGAGAGGGCACAGTTCGCGGAGGGCTCGATGGGCAGAAGAAGAAGCGGggcgccccccccaaccccgccgcCAGGTCACGTGACTTTTCGGAGGCGGGTCACCACGTGGGCCGGGCGGGGCGGCGCAGCTCTCTCTGGCTCCGCCAGGCCTGCCTCGGTCTCGGGTCGCCCCGATGTCCTCGTCCACTCGCTCCCTCTGACGTCTCGGTCCCTCCCGCAGTTGGTGGAGTCTGAACGCAGTTCCCGGCGGCTCTTGCTAGGAAGGGGCGGGGGACAGGTGAGTGGCCGCCCGCCCCCGCTCTCCAGCGCCTCCCAGGTAAGCGGCCAGGATGGGGTACCCTGGTCCGGCAGGGCTGTAGCTCCGGGGCTTGGGGGTGGTcccgccccctcccagccccatccAGTTTCCCTAAGGCCACCAGCTCCACCCCCTCCAAGTTCCTTTGGGACTCTGGGACCACTGGGCACTGAGTTCCCTCTCGGGGTTCTTCTGGATCTCCCTGAGTGTGACCCTCCGGAGGGTCCCGCTGGGGGACCGACTGATCCCACTgcaccccgcccctccccccgcccctcccccacccctgcaggtgCTTCAGGGGGAGGGCGGTGGTGTTTGTTTCTCCGGAAGGGAAGGGGTAGAGGCTCCAGTAGGTACCACTCGTCACCGCTTGTCGGAAGTGAGGGGGTGGGAGACTGGCAGATGAGGGGTCCTGGGGCTCTCAGAGCTGCTGCCGCCACTGGGCTCAGAGGTGTGGCTGCCACTCTGCCTTGATGGTGGCTGCCCCCAGAGGACTCGCTTCCGGCTGGGGTGGAGTTTCTGGAAACTGGGCCCGGCTCTGCACCTCCCTACCCAGCTCAGGGCTCAGCAATGGTGCGCCCCGGAAACTCCTGCCCGACTTGTCCCCAGCTGGGCAAGGGCCCCAGGGCCCTGGGTACCAGCCAGGCAGCAGTCCAAGGCAGTGCCCAGATGCCAGTGCCCAGGTGACCCCCAGCCCCCACGCAGCCTCTGAGCACCACCCACCCGCCCTGCTCctccctcctggagaaggggtgtGTGGGAGAGGCCTGTAGCTCAGAACATGGGAAGGTCTGTCTTTCCTGGAAGGAATTCCTGCTCTAGACTGTGGGGGCACACCCTCAGCACCAGCTCCAGCCACTTTTCCTTTCAGACAGAGTCAAGAGTCCACCTCCGACCTCTTGTTGGTTTCTTCATACTGTGCTCCTGTGGGCGGAAAGCGGAGGGGGCTTGGACTGTGTGGGGCCTGGGCTCTGAGACTGGACACCCCCAAGCGGGGGCACTGTCTGGGCACAGCCCTAGTGGGCTGGACATCCCAGCCTCGCCCGAGGAAGCCCCTTGAGCTGAGCCAGCTTTCCTAAGTGCTGAGTTCCCTGGAGATAAGGGTAGGGAGAGGTGCTGGGTGGGGGGAGACAGGGCAGACCCAGGGCTGGGCCCAGCCTTGCTGGGGCAGAGTCCTGCAGGCGTCAGCTGGTGGCTGGGAGCCcgctccccctgccccctccgcCCCACTCCCACGGGGTGGAGAGCCTGGCCAAGGCCACCCTGGTTCTGTTGTCCTGGGTGACGGCAGAGCCGGGACAAAGGCTGCCTGTTTaaggcccagccccctccccagccagctGTCCAGGCCTGCCCCGAGGTGATGGAATGTAAGGAACTCTCAGGAGGGCTGTTGACCTTGACGGGCCCAGCTTGGCACCGAGTGACCGCCGTGGAGGGGGACGCAGGGTGGGGTGCAGCTGAGGCCGTGCTGTCTGCTCTTCTGTCTGGCGCCGGTGAGGGGTGAGGGCCGCGCGCCCAGGCGGCTGGCTCCTGTGAGATTTCCGGTGGGAGGAAGTGCTGAGGGGTCACAGGTGGGCACAGGAAAGGCTCCAGCTGTCCTGACCTTTCTCCCCAAGAGGGGTCCCCCCCTCCCAAGAGGGGGGCTCCCCGGGTCAGAGCCTTAGGATGGAGAACCGTATCCACAGGTCCCCGCCCGCCCGTCCTCTTGCAGGAATGGCGCCACGGAGGAAACCGGTGGGGAACTGCCCAGactcccctcctttccttcctccctgacctccctcctcccctccggTGGCGGAGGGGTCTCCCTGTCAGTCCATTCAGGCCTGCGGTTTATCTCAGGTCACTCGCTggtgcttctcaggtggcgctagtggtaaagaacccgcctgccaatgcaggaggcctgagagacgcaggttcactccctgggttgggaagatcctctggaggagggtatggtaacccaccccagtattctttggGCTTGTCTGGtcgctcagatggcaaagaatccgcctgcagtgtgggagacctggatttgatccctgggttgggaaggtcccctggagaaggaaatggccacctaccccagtattcttgcctggagaattccatggacagaggagcctggtgggctacggtccacgggggtcacaaagagtgggacatgactgaatgactaacaaacACTGGACCGTGTGTTTCGTGTTTGTCTGTggatgggggcagggtgggggctcaGGCAGCCCAGGGCGAGAGAGGCCCCTCCCACGGCCCCCAGGGAGCGGGTGTAGGGGCTGAGTGCCAGGCTCACTTTGCTGCAATGCTTCCTGTCTCATCAGATGGGCAGTGGGAGGTTCTGGAGGCCGTGTCCAGGCTCTGAACTGCGTTAGGTCTGTGGACTGGCTGGCAGTGGGCTGCAGACATGTCCCAGTCGCCGGCCTTTGTCCTCAATGTCCTCGAGACCCCAGAGGACCCAGAGGGGTAAGTGCtctgggatggggctgggggccgGGATGTGTCACCCCCAGGGAGAGATGGGCTGGACCTCAGCCCTTTGGAAGGGGCGAGGACTGGGTCAGCAGCGGCCTGACCTCCCCGCCACATCCCCTGTTCTGGACCCAGCAGCCAAGAGCCCAGCCCCTATGATGAGAGCGAAGTGCATGACTCCTTCCACCAGCTCATCCAGGAGCAGAGCCGCTGGGTGGCCCAGGAGGGGCTGGAGCTGCAGCAGAGACAGCCGGAGACTGGCGCCCTGGGGGCCTCAGGTGAGCCCGCCTGGCCAGGGCACTGAGCCTCTCACCCTGTCAGGAAGTCCCTCCTAGTAGCCTGGGGAGGGGTCTGGGCGGGGGAGATCTCCGGCCAGCAGGATCTGTAGAACCTCTGGACAAGTCTTAACTTTGCTGGGCAGGCAGCGACCACGAGAACCTGCCAGGGCCTGAGGGTGCCCCTGTCTACAGCATGGCCACGCTCCGCATCTTGGCCAGCATGCCCAGTCGCACCATCGGTGAGCTATACCCTCTCCCTTCGGACCCTGGGCCGGGCTGGGGTTTCCGGCTAAAGATCTACAGATCCCAGAGCTGGGCCGCTTCGGCTCCCACTCCACCCTGTCTGCTGCCTGGAGGCCCAGTCCGGCCCCAGGCAGCCTCGCTGGGTTCTAAAAAAATGACTCCAGAGTCATCATGGGGATAAAAATAGGCTCATGGGAACTGGTGGAGCTTGAGGTCTCTTATGAAGGGACTTTCCTGGGTCCTGGGAAGCAGTGTGTGTGCGGGGGGTGGTCCCTGCCTCCTCGTGAGGGGAGCGCATCCCTCCGCTGACCTGTGGCCTCCGCAGGCCGGAGCCGTGGCGCCATCATCTCCCAGTACTACAGCCGCACGATGAAGCTGCGTCGCAGGGCCGGCCGGCCACAGCTCAGGGACATGGGCCGATCAGCCCGGCCCAGCCTCCGCCTGTACGACCTGGAGCTGGACTCTGcggtcctggaggaggagggtgagtgggggggggggggggggcggggcctcACTGGGGAGGACATCTGCTGGCGGGTTGGGGG includes:
- the TMC8 gene encoding transmembrane channel-like protein 8 isoform X2, producing the protein MGTVIADLPASESDDQNNTRQQNHRNSGWPCHTRLGNPFRHSLQQLPANCPVEPGGYHRPSLGVASAVSPAEFQHTSCVLALPGVAGASRRTVSSRDLVSGPQEVAHCCPNFHPTAEMQRQWSVQAPGEPEAEPGGEELWEQEMARLCLSQQPVRVLPYAMVDKRFIRQLREPEGVKTSCWQQWRRRRQTAGRRLGEAVRRLTRGCGLWEGALYEIGGLFGTGIQSYFTFLRFLLLLNLLTLLLTSSFVLLPLVWLRPPDPGPALNFTLQCPGSGHLPQTGVSKFNNLLWNVFTGRAFNNTYLFYGAYWSGPESSSTYSIRLAYLLSPLACLLLCFCGILRRMVKGLPQKMFLGQDYRSPLSAKVFSSWDFCIRGQEAATIKRHEISNEFKMELEEGRHLLLLQQQTRAQRACHLLTYLRVNVLIGLLVVGAISAIFWATKYSQDNKEESLFLLLQYLPPGVIALVNFLGPLLFVFLVQLENYPPNTEVNLTLIWCVVLKLASLGIFSFSLGQTVLCIGRNKTSCESYGYNACDYQCWENSVGEELYKLSIFNFLLTVAFAFLVSLPRRMLVERFSGRFWVWLDREEFLVPKNVLDIVEGQTVTWMGLFYCPLLPLLNSVFIFLTFYIKKYTLLRNSRASPRRFRASSSIFFFQLVLLLGLLLAAAPLGYVVSSIRSSWDCGLFANYSAPWQVVPELVALWLPLSSQRILHYLGSHAFSFPLLTLLSLVLTVCVSQSQASARAIRRLRKQLVWQVQEKWHLVDDLSRLLSEPSSGDSLGPESPVSRGSRPRSFCPGFPCPGSPGPRPRRPGPSLEDPAGLRGVLVPAHRFRFPSGSEL
- the TMC8 gene encoding transmembrane channel-like protein 8 isoform X1 encodes the protein MGTVIADLPASESDDQNNTRQQNHRNSGWPCHTRLGNPFRHSLQQLPANCPVEPGGYHRPSLGVASAVSPAEFQHTSCVLALPGVAGASRRTVSSRDLVSGPQGQDCEAPSTTTPHLSQEVAHCCPNFHPTAEMQRQWSVQAPGEPEAEPGGEELWEQEMARLCLSQQPVRVLPYAMVDKRFIRQLREPEGVKTSCWQQWRRRRQTAGRRLGEAVRRLTRGCGLWEGALYEIGGLFGTGIQSYFTFLRFLLLLNLLTLLLTSSFVLLPLVWLRPPDPGPALNFTLQCPGSGHLPQTGVSKFNNLLWNVFTGRAFNNTYLFYGAYWSGPESSSTYSIRLAYLLSPLACLLLCFCGILRRMVKGLPQKMFLGQDYRSPLSAKVFSSWDFCIRGQEAATIKRHEISNEFKMELEEGRHLLLLQQQTRAQRACHLLTYLRVNVLIGLLVVGAISAIFWATKYSQDNKEESLFLLLQYLPPGVIALVNFLGPLLFVFLVQLENYPPNTEVNLTLIWCVVLKLASLGIFSFSLGQTVLCIGRNKTSCESYGYNACDYQCWENSVGEELYKLSIFNFLLTVAFAFLVSLPRRMLVERFSGRFWVWLDREEFLVPKNVLDIVEGQTVTWMGLFYCPLLPLLNSVFIFLTFYIKKYTLLRNSRASPRRFRASSSIFFFQLVLLLGLLLAAAPLGYVVSSIRSSWDCGLFANYSAPWQVVPELVALWLPLSSQRILHYLGSHAFSFPLLTLLSLVLTVCVSQSQASARAIRRLRKQLVWQVQEKWHLVDDLSRLLSEPSSGDSLGPESPVSRGSRPRSFCPGFPCPGSPGPRPRRPGPSLEDPAGLRGVLVPAHRFRFPSGSEL
- the TMC8 gene encoding transmembrane channel-like protein 8 isoform X4, which translates into the protein MGTVIADLPASESDDQNNTRQQNHRNSGWPCHTRLGNPFRHSLQQLPANCPVEPGGYHRPSLGVASAVSPAEFQHTSCVLALPGVAGASRRTVSSRDLVSGPQGQDCEAPSTTTPHLSQEVAHCCPNFHPTAEMQRQWSVQAPGEPEAEPGGEELWEQEMARLCLSQQPVRVLPYAMVDKRFIRQLREPEGVKTSCWQQWRRRRQTAGRRLGEAVRRLTRGCGLWEGALYEIGGLFGTGIQSYFTFLRFLLLLNLLTLLLTSSFVLLPLVWLRPPDPGPALNFTLQCPGSGHLPQTGVSKFNNLLWNVFTGRAFNNTYLFYGAYWSGPESSSTYSIRLAYLLSPLACLLLCFCGILRRMVKGLPQKMFLGQDYRSPLSAKVFSSWDFCIRGQEAATIKRHEISNEFKMELEEGRHLLLLQQQTRAQRACHLLTYLRVNVLIGLLVVGAISAIFWATKYSQDNKEESLFLLLQYLPPGVIALVNFLGPLLFVFLVQLENYPPNTEVNLTLIWCVVLKLASLGIFSFSLGQTVLCIGRNKTSCESYGYNACDYQCWENSVGEELYKLSIFNFLLTVAFAFLVSLPRRMLVERFSGRFWVWLDREEFLVPKNVLDIVEGQTVTWMGLFYCPLLPLLNSVFIFLTFYIKKYTLLRNSRASPRRFRASSSIFFFQLVLLLGLLLAAAPLGYVVSSIRSSWDCGLFANYSAPWQVVPELVALWLPLSSQRILHYLGSHAFSFPLLTLLSLVLTVCVSQSQASARAIRRLRKQLVWACTHPGSTQGLWWASIKETLACWVEGSLSEA
- the TMC8 gene encoding transmembrane channel-like protein 8 isoform X3 is translated as MGTVIADLPASESDDQNNTRQQNHRNSGWPCHTRLGNPFRHSLQQLPANCPVEPGGYHRPSLGVASAVSPAEFQHTSCVLALPGVAGASRRTVSSRDLVSGPQGQDCEAPSTTTPHLSQEVAHCCPNFHPTAEMQRQWSVQAPGEPEAEPGGEELWEQEMARLCLSQQPVRVLPYAMVDKRFIRQLREPEGVKTSCWQQWRRRRQTAGRRLGEAVRRLTRGCGLWEGALYEIGGLFGTGIQSYFTFLRFLLLLNLLTLLLTSSFVLLPLVWLRPPDPGPALNFTLQCPGSGHLPQTGVSKFNNLLWNVFTGRAFNNTYLFYGAYWSGPESSSTYSIRLAYLLSPLACLLLCFCGILRRMVKGLPQKMFLGQDYRSPLSAKVFSSWDFCIRGQEAATIKRHEISNEFKMELEEGRHLLLLQQQTRAQRACHLLTYLRVNVLIGLLVVGAISAIFWATKYSQDNKEESLFLLLQYLPPGVIALVNFLGPLLFVFLVQLENYPPNTEVNLTLIWCVVLKLASLGIFSFSLGQTVLCIGRNKTSCESYGYNACDYQCWENSVGEELYKLSIFNFLLTVAFAFLVSLPRRMLVERFSGRFWVWLDREEFLVPKNVLDIVEGQTVTWMGLFYCPLLPLLNSVFIFLTFYIKKLVLLLGLLLAAAPLGYVVSSIRSSWDCGLFANYSAPWQVVPELVALWLPLSSQRILHYLGSHAFSFPLLTLLSLVLTVCVSQSQASARAIRRLRKQLVWQVQEKWHLVDDLSRLLSEPSSGDSLGPESPVSRGSRPRSFCPGFPCPGSPGPRPRRPGPSLEDPAGLRGVLVPAHRFRFPSGSEL